In a single window of the Pocillopora verrucosa isolate sample1 chromosome 4, ASM3666991v2, whole genome shotgun sequence genome:
- the LOC131785177 gene encoding uncharacterized protein isoform X1, which translates to MVDSRDISANVSLFYSVIFIWSELILKAEGGHDIYRPPQTVRQDVFVREEFRYLNVPRIGFYTVDDSIDCAFKCLSHTSCFSVNLAASRGMDGKFWCELLSSDKYRNSTELLGNKSSHHFVIKSPCSSSPCKNGGICVPSDKNGIFECLCKKGFIGEVCEKGFKSCQDANNSYKSNASELFTLHFGSNTTSVLCQMGDFGCGDGGWTPVMKIDGNKNTFRFSSGYWTDKSEYNPSGATTGFDSQETKLQTYWNTPFSKVCLGMKVNGQLKFAVINSQASSLHSLIADGQYRATSLGRSKWIALTDSKAYLQPNCNEEGFNTQKGSNRRARVGILGNNEDDCRTCDSAIGFGVDNRACGDRHSFRAMCYILVQ; encoded by the exons ATGGTCGATTCACGGGACATCTCCGCgaatgtttctcttttttattctgTTATATTTATCTGGTCTGAACTGATCCTCAAGGCAGAAG GTGGTCATGATATCTACCGCCCCCCACAAACTGTTCGACAGGATGTGTTTGTGAGAGAAGAATTCCGTTATTTGAACGTCCCCAGAATTGGATTCTACACAGTGGATGATAGCATTGACTGTGCATTTAAGTGCCTCAGTCATACGTCATGTTTTTCTGTGAACCTGGCCGCGTCTAGAGGAATGGACGGAAAGTTTTGGTGCGAGCTGCTCTCTTCTGACAAATACAGAAACTCCACTGAACTCCTTGGAAACAAGAGCTCCCATCATTTCGTCATTAAG TCTCCCTGTTCTTCCTCGCCATGCAAAAATGGAGGGATCTGTGTACCAAGTGACAAAAATGGCATCTTTGAATGCCTCTGCAAGAAAGGTTTCATTGGAGAAGTCTGCGAGAAAG GCTTCAAGTCCTGTCAAGATGCGAACAATTCATACAA GTCGAACGCCAGCGAGTTGTTTACTTTACACTTTGGCTCGAATACAACTTCCGTTCTCTGTCAAATgggagattttggatgtggaGATGGTGGATGGACACCAGTTATGAAGATTGATGGCAACAAG AACACTTTTCGGTTCAGTTCGGGATACTGGACTGACAAAAGTGAATACAACCCGTCTGGTGCAACGACTGGCTTCGATTCACAAGAGACCAAATTACAGACGTACTGGAACACACCCTTTTCCAAggtctgtctcggtatgaaggtTAACGGACAGTTGAAGTTCGCTGTTATCAACAGCCAGGCTTCCTCTCTTCACTCTCTGATTGCTGATGGTCAGTATCGGGCTACTTCACTGGGTCGGTCCAAGTGGATAGCGCTGACTGATTCAAAGGCTTATCTTCAGCCCAACTGCAACGAGGAAGGATTCAATACTCAGAAAGGCTCCAATCGCAGAGCAAGAGTCGGAATCCTTGGGAACAATGAAGACGACTGCCGTACATGTGATTCTGCAATAGGGTTTGGTGTTGACAACAGAGCGTGCGGTGATCGCCATTCCTTCAGAGCCATGTGCTACATCTTGGTTCAGTAA
- the LOC131785177 gene encoding uncharacterized protein isoform X2 has product MFLVFICSLLIIWPNLLLEAAASQGGHDIYRPPQTVRQDVFVREEFRYLNVPRIGFYTVDDSIDCAFKCLSHTSCFSVNLAASRGMDGKFWCELLSSDKYRNSTELLGNKSSHHFVIKSPCSSSPCKNGGICVPSDKNGIFECLCKKGFIGEVCEKGFKSCQDANNSYKSNASELFTLHFGSNTTSVLCQMGDFGCGDGGWTPVMKIDGNKNTFRFSSGYWTDKSEYNPSGATTGFDSQETKLQTYWNTPFSKVCLGMKVNGQLKFAVINSQASSLHSLIADGQYRATSLGRSKWIALTDSKAYLQPNCNEEGFNTQKGSNRRARVGILGNNEDDCRTCDSAIGFGVDNRACGDRHSFRAMCYILVQ; this is encoded by the exons ATGTTTCTAGTTTTTATTTGTTCGCTTTTAATTATCTGGCCTAATCTGCTCCTCGAGGCAGCTGCTTCTCAAG GTGGTCATGATATCTACCGCCCCCCACAAACTGTTCGACAGGATGTGTTTGTGAGAGAAGAATTCCGTTATTTGAACGTCCCCAGAATTGGATTCTACACAGTGGATGATAGCATTGACTGTGCATTTAAGTGCCTCAGTCATACGTCATGTTTTTCTGTGAACCTGGCCGCGTCTAGAGGAATGGACGGAAAGTTTTGGTGCGAGCTGCTCTCTTCTGACAAATACAGAAACTCCACTGAACTCCTTGGAAACAAGAGCTCCCATCATTTCGTCATTAAG TCTCCCTGTTCTTCCTCGCCATGCAAAAATGGAGGGATCTGTGTACCAAGTGACAAAAATGGCATCTTTGAATGCCTCTGCAAGAAAGGTTTCATTGGAGAAGTCTGCGAGAAAG GCTTCAAGTCCTGTCAAGATGCGAACAATTCATACAA GTCGAACGCCAGCGAGTTGTTTACTTTACACTTTGGCTCGAATACAACTTCCGTTCTCTGTCAAATgggagattttggatgtggaGATGGTGGATGGACACCAGTTATGAAGATTGATGGCAACAAG AACACTTTTCGGTTCAGTTCGGGATACTGGACTGACAAAAGTGAATACAACCCGTCTGGTGCAACGACTGGCTTCGATTCACAAGAGACCAAATTACAGACGTACTGGAACACACCCTTTTCCAAggtctgtctcggtatgaaggtTAACGGACAGTTGAAGTTCGCTGTTATCAACAGCCAGGCTTCCTCTCTTCACTCTCTGATTGCTGATGGTCAGTATCGGGCTACTTCACTGGGTCGGTCCAAGTGGATAGCGCTGACTGATTCAAAGGCTTATCTTCAGCCCAACTGCAACGAGGAAGGATTCAATACTCAGAAAGGCTCCAATCGCAGAGCAAGAGTCGGAATCCTTGGGAACAATGAAGACGACTGCCGTACATGTGATTCTGCAATAGGGTTTGGTGTTGACAACAGAGCGTGCGGTGATCGCCATTCCTTCAGAGCCATGTGCTACATCTTGGTTCAGTAA